Genomic DNA from Dehalococcoidales bacterium:
CCACTCTCTGTCTTAGCTCACAGATAATTTGATCATAGATGCGATGTGTTTCTCTGGGGTTTGGAAAATAATCCGTAGATGCCAGATGCAGCATATAGTATTCAAGTGCGCTTAATGGTCTCCCTGGGGAGCAAGCCAACTCGTCAATCTCTTGCAACTGCTGGCGTATTCTATTTCCATTAATAACAGCATCAGAAAGAGATTGACTTGTGACTTTAACACCGGTGGTATATTGTAACCACTGAAATAATTGTTCAAGCTCAGCTTTGAGAAATTTTATCGCCCATTTTTCCGAATCTGAATCCCAGCGGGGAATTTCCCAGAAATACACCGGGGTGCCAAGCTTTTCAGATAATGCCTGCCAGGTTTTTTTAGTCTGGTCGTCCCAGTTGCCGCAAGAGATTGCAGCGCCCGATAATGTGGTTTTGGTTGCGCCAGAAGCCATGCTCCCTGCCATGATAAGGTTCCATGGGTTGTATTCTGGGCTCAGCCCGGTATCAACACCATTGTTGACCAAATCGAAGTTTTCATTCATTACCGAATGGATGATTGTCTCCCGGGTATAGGGATCATAAGCCAACCCTCCAGCAGCGTAAATCAATTCGGGTGGTGACAAAGGCGTTTTGGCAATTATTTTATTTTCCGAATCCGGGAATTTTAATGATCCACCATTGAAAAGGTGCAAAAATTCAGAAAAACTGTCAAAATTCTTGTCGAATATAAGACGGCTGTACCCTGGGGAGCTATGTATTTCAGACATTACCTGCCCTCCATCATTTCAATAAAAGCTTCTACCTTGGTCTTTATTGTTCCAATGTCAGCCGGAGAGTATTCAGCTTCGATCAATAAAGTTGGAGTTGCCAGTTTTTGCTGGGCAACATCTCGGATAGCTTTGAATTCTGCCCGCCAGGTGTCGCAGTATTTCAAGCTGTAATAGATAATTCCAGCTACGTTGTAATCTCGTATTATCTTTACAATCCGGCCAAGCCGTTTTGGCAGGTCTGTCATGAAAGGGCAGGGTATATTATACAAATACCTTTCAGCCAGAGCGTCCATAGGATTACCTGCCAAACCAAACATGGTCACCCGTTTCCGGGCAAACATCGAGCCGGTACATATGGAGTCAGCTACTATGTTGCCGCCAGCCTGTTCGATAATATCCAGTACTTTATTATCTCCCTGGGCTATAATACTTCCGCATATCATCAGGCGCGGCCGGGTGTCTTTTATCGATTTATTTGGGCGGATTTTAGCAAGTTGTTTGTTAAATTTTATCAGTTCATTAAGATATAATAGCCTGTCCATGGTAAATCCAGCCTGGGCTATTCGGAAAACGTTTCTCCACTCGATCGGAGTGCGTTTATCAACCGGGTATTCGAATAAACGCCATAGCTGTTCTCTTATTTGGTTATTTATCCTGATAGCCTGTTTAATTTTGCTGGAAGTGATATTCTGGCCGGACAAAGCCTCCAGCCGG
This window encodes:
- a CDS encoding 2-hydroxyacyl-CoA dehydratase family protein; amino-acid sequence: MSEIHSSPGYSRLIFDKNFDSFSEFLHLFNGGSLKFPDSENKIIAKTPLSPPELIYAAGGLAYDPYTRETIIHSVMNENFDLVNNGVDTGLSPEYNPWNLIMAGSMASGATKTTLSGAAISCGNWDDQTKKTWQALSEKLGTPVYFWEIPRWDSDSEKWAIKFLKAELEQLFQWLQYTTGVKVTSQSLSDAVINGNRIRQQLQEIDELACSPGRPLSALEYYMLHLASTDYFPNPRETHRIYDQIICELRQRVEKATSNTPDEPLRIFMMGDETQQFQLFKMIEDCGGQVVGADFRLALYYKLIPQDGSILDNLAHWIWNMPTNMPTMERIRATIPFIQRQKADAVIINSTIGSRNLPGSERIVRDIIKQEMEIPVLSIETSLPLQDNEKTEYLIRAFIEMNRY
- a CDS encoding 2-hydroxyacyl-CoA dehydratase family protein, translated to MNTYDSILLAPLEERIETDSVRIIQAKAEGKKVVGYFCPHVPEELILAAGMIPVRLAQGGDIEAVTAGEDYLKADSCPYARSCLGFQKQGNPIYSNVDAICVAYTCDSMRKNQEYWAEYLGVPSFPLGITQSHDRLRSKTHALDYFKNELNLLASRLEALSGQNITSSKIKQAIRINNQIREQLWRLFEYPVDKRTPIEWRNVFRIAQAGFTMDRLLYLNELIKFNKQLAKIRPNKSIKDTRPRLMICGSIIAQGDNKVLDIIEQAGGNIVADSICTGSMFARKRVTMFGLAGNPMDALAERYLYNIPCPFMTDLPKRLGRIVKIIRDYNVAGIIYYSLKYCDTWRAEFKAIRDVAQQKLATPTLLIEAEYSPADIGTIKTKVEAFIEMMEGR